One window from the genome of Anopheles merus strain MAF chromosome 3R, AmerM5.1, whole genome shotgun sequence encodes:
- the LOC121596057 gene encoding uncharacterized protein K02A2.6-like, whose translation MNTSGDEERRSSAGFNVQPTHQLQNGSGEPSVQYPPLQTPPSVSMDSSSMMQILQLMQQQMAQQQNILAQLMQQQGSGQSSSTSPEQILDSLCSHIKEFRYDAEAGTTFAAWYNRYEDLFERDAARLSDEAKVRLLMRKLGTLEHDRYVNFILPKFSRDFSLPETVAKLTDLFGTKESLLHRRFKCLNTVKGKTEDYLAYACRVNRGVVNFELGNLTEEQLKCLVFVCGLKDDKDVEIRQRLLARIEERPETTLEHITTECQRIINLRHDSAMIERENTEQVYAVQHKETRFQHYRSNLSERPSDSKPPSRSCWLCGGLHWSRDCTYRTHKCTDCGRIGHKEGFCRTYNNYRRNYNQTNFNRQQANTRTVSVNVHSVQERRKYVPLSINGIHLRLQLDTASDISVIGKNTWELIGAPPLSPPSVDAKTASGAVLPIIGEFSANITIREEQRVETVYVSQADLKLLGTDLIEAFSLWSVPVDQICNAIQSSTNKELRLRYPKLFGEGMGLCTKGNVTLQLKEQCRPVFCPKRPVAYAMLDAVDKELDRLEKLGVITPVDFSDWAAPIVVVRKANGQIRIYGDYSTGLNGALHPQEYPLPLPADIFARLGNCTHFTQIDLSDAFLQVEIAEQSRKFLTINTHKGLYSYNRLPPGIKVAPAAFQQLMDKMLIGLRGVSSYMDDIIIGGTNQKEHDDILNETLARIQDYGFTIRVEKCFFNKKQIRYLGHIIDSQGIRPDPEKVKAITNLPAPSDVSEVRSFLGAINYYGRFIPNLRNLRYPLDALLKEGREFAWTAECQKVFEKFKSVLSSNLLLTHYDPRLEIVVSADASSVGLGATLSHKFPDGSMKVVQHASRSLTKAEQRYSQIDREGLAIIFAVTKFHKMIFGRHFRLQTDHRPLLRIFGNKKGIPVYTANRLQRFALTLLMYDFEIEYVTTEKFGNADILSRLISEHSKPDEDYIIANLELEKDVKSVVISNISSLPINFTEVAKQTGKDSILSKVLHFTQNGWPHNTIYTGELASFYARREALSAVDECLLFGERVIIPNSLQKRCLRQFHRGHPGINRMKSLARSYVYWPSIDKDISECVASCERSQAASKSPAHSTPIAWPKPSSPWQRVHIDYAGPLEGDYFLIVVDAYSKWPEIVKTSSITASATVAILRGIFSRFGNPVTLVSDNGTQFTSEFFADFCAHNGIEHLRTAPFHPQSNGQAERFVDTFKRSMKKISAEDTSLPEALDIFLQTYRSTPNPSTEEKKSPAELMLGRKMRTTLDLLRPTLHPYKHSVPEKVRELSCGELVYVKTYNRNIWKWEPAVITGRCGNVMYEVVTGDQRTLRRHVNQMRRRNGNHHQQSRSSKPLALDVFLDSWNVMHEPPPLFADQCTPSPVQAPPLSLSSAPTTSLASPGCLSPSSSSTPPSSTISPEFAITSSASSPSSSSDSGSVYTSCSTTSPEESPTDQLDDHKEEEQLVQAPRRSSRNIRPSRWLDQYQLY comes from the coding sequence atgaATACCAGTGGTGATGAAGAAAGGCGCTCGAGTGCGGGTTTTAATGTGCAACCAACGCACCAGCTACAAAATGGTTCTGGTGAACCATCAGTGCAGTATCCTCCATTACAAACGCCGCCATCGGTGTCGATGGATAGTTCGTCGATGATGCAGATCTTGCAATtaatgcagcagcaaatggcaCAGCAGCAGAACATTTTGGCGCAGTTAATGCAGCAGCAAGGGTCAGGCCAAAGTTCATCCACATCACCGGAACAAATTTTGGATTCGTTGTGCAGCCACATTAAAGAATTTAGATACGATGCTGAGGCTGGAACGACATTTGCCGCATGGTACAACCGCTATGAGGACCTGTTCGAAAGAGATGCTGCCCGGTTGAGCGACGAAGCAAAAGTGCGCCTTCTCATGCGCAAGCTAGGAACTCTTGAACATGACCGGTATGTAAATTTCATCTTGCCAAAGTTCTCACGAGATTTTTCATTACCAGAGACGGTCGCTAAGCTGACAGATTTGTTCGGAACTAAGGAGTCCCTGTTACATCGACGGTTCAAATGCTTAAATACGGTGAAGGGGAAGACGGAAGATTATCTAGCGTACGCATGTCGCGTCAACCGTGGTGTAGTCAACTTTGAGCTAGGCAATTTGACGGAGGAGCAGCTCAAATGCCTTGTATTTGTTTGCGGGTTGAAAGATGATAAGGATGTGGAAATTCGGCAAAGACTGTTAGCGCGGATCGAGGAACGTCCTGAAACCACTCTGGAGCATATTACAACCGAATGTCAACGCATTATCAACTTAAGACACGACAGCGCAATGATCGAAAGAGAGAACACCGAACAAGTCTATGCAGTGCAGCATAAGGAAACACGGTTCCAGCATTATCGTAGCAACCTGTCAGAGAGGCCATCCGATTCGAAACCCCCTAGCAGATCGTGTTGGCTATGTGGAGGACTACACTGGTCTCGAGACTGTACGTACCGTACTCACAAATGTACCGATTGTGGAAGAATAGGCCACAAAGAAGGGTTTTGCAGAACGTACAACAATTATCGTCGGAACTATAACCAAACGAATTTCAATCGTCAGCAAGCAAATACTAGAACGGTCTCAGTCAATGTGCACAGCGTTCAGGAGAGAAGGAAGTATGTACCTCTTAGCATCAATGGCATTCACCTTCGGCTACAGCTCGACACCGCTTCTGACATATCAGTCATTGGCAAAAATACCTGGGAACTAATTGGAGCACCCCCCCTTTCCCCGCCATCAGTCGATGCCAAAACAGCATCGGGAGCAGTGTTACCTATAATCGGCGAATTCAGTGCCAACATCACCATCAGAGAAGAGCAGCGTGTCGAGACGGTTTATGTTTCGCAAGCGGACTTAAAGCTGTTGGGAACCGACCTAATCGAGGCTTTTTCCTTATGGTCAGTGCCTGTTGATCAGATATGCAACGCCATTCAATCATCAACGAATAAGGAGCTACGACTACGTTATCCCAAGCTGTTTGGAGAGGGCATGGGCCTATGTACAAAGGGAAACGTTACTCTGCAGCTGAAGGAACAGTGTCGTCCAGTTTTCTGCCCTAAACGTCCAGTTGCATACGCTATGCTGGATGCAGTCGACAAGGAACTGGACCGGCTGGAAAAGCTAGGAGTCATCACACCAGTCGATTTCTCGGACTGGGCCGCACCAATTGTCGTCGTGCGGAAAGCAAACGGTCAGATAAGGATCTACGGAGATTACTCGACCGGTCTCAATGGAGCCTTGCACCCCCAGGAGTACCCGCTTCCACTACCAGCAGATATTTTCGCCAGGCTAGGTAATTGCACTCATTTTACACAAATAGATTTATCGGATGCTTTCCTTCAGGTCGAAATTGCTGAGCAGAGTCGGAAGTTTCTAACCATCAACACGCATAAAGGGCTTTACTCCTACAACCGACTTCCACCGGGCATCAAGGTAGCTCCTGCGGCTTTTCAACAGTTGATGGACAAAATGCTCATTGGATTGCGGGGAGTTTCCAGTTAcatggatgatataattatcGGAGGTACGAATCAGAAAGAACATGATGatattttaaatgaaacgCTCGCTAGAATTCAAGATTACGGTTTCACAATTCGCGtagaaaaatgtttttttaataagaAGCAAATACGGTATCTAGGGCACATAATAGATAGTCAGGGCATCAGACCAGATCCGGAAAAAGTTAAAGCTATAACCAATTTGCCAGCACCATCAGATGTCAGTGAAGTAAGGTCATTCCTCGGAGCAATCAATTATTATGGGCGCTTTATTCCAAATCTACGAAATTTGCGGTACCCACTGGATGCACTACTAAAAGAAGGGAGAGAATTTGCGTGGACTGCAGAATGCCAgaaagtttttgaaaaattcaagtCAGTATTGTCTTCAAACCTATTATTAACCCACTATGATCCGCGACTTGAGATAGTGGTATCAGCTGATGCGTCTTCCGTTGGTCTGGGAGCAACTCTAAGTCACAAATTTCCTGATGGCAGTATGAAGGTTGTACAACATGCATCACGATCTCTTACAAAAGCCGAGCAAAGATACAGTCAAATCGACCGGGAGGGGCTAGCTATCATTTTCGCAGTGACCAAATTTCATAAGATGATATTTGGTCGGCATTTCCGTCTTCAGACAGATCACAGGCCTCTTCTAAGAATATTTGGAAACAAGAAAGGTATTCCGGTTTACACTGCAAACAGGTTACAGCGTTTTGCCCTTACGCTTTTAATGTACGATTTTGAAATCGAATATGTAACCACGGAGAAATTTGGAAATGCCGACATCCTATCAAGATTGATAAGCGAGCACAGCAAGCCAGATGAAGACTATATAATCGCCAATTTAGAGCTAGAGAAGGATGTAAAATCAGTAGTCATCAGCAACATCTCATCCTTACCAATCAATTTTACGGAAGTAGCCAAACAAACGGGGAAAGATTCAATTTTATCAAAGGTACTACATTTTACACAAAACGGTTGGCCACACAATACTATTTATACAGGAGAATTAGCAAGTTTTTATGCAAGAAGGGAAGCGTTATCAGCAGTGGATGAGTGCCTATTGTTTGGAGAGAGAGTCATAATACCAAACAGCCTTCAGAAACGATGCCTCCGACAGTTCCATCGTGGCCATCCTGGCATTAATAGGATGAAATCATTAGCCCGTAGCTACGTATATTGGCCATCCATCGATAAAGACATAAGCGAATGCGTAGCCTCTTGTGAGAGGAGCCAAGCTGCTTCAAAGTCACCTGCTCATTCAACTCCTATTGCTTGGCCTAAACCTTCGTCACCATGGCAGCGTGTGCATATCGATTACGCTGGCCCTCTGGAAGGGGACTATTTTTTAATTGTCGTGGATGCATACTCAAAATGGCCAGAGATTGTAAAAACATCAAGCATTACGGCATCGGCGACTGTAGCAATTCTACGAGGAATATTTTCACGTTTTGGAAATCCAGTCACGCTTGTAAGTGACAATGGCACGCAGTTTACTAGCGAGTTTTTTGCTGATTTTTGCGCTCACAATGGCATAGAACATCTGAGAACAGCACCATTTCATCCTCAGTCAAATGGCCAGGCTGAGAGGTTTGTAGACACGTTTAAGAGATCGATGAAAAAGATTAGTGCAGAAGATACATCACTTCCGGAGGCATTGGACATATTTTTACAAACCTATCGATCTACTCCAAATCCGTCcacagaagaaaagaaatcacCAGCTGAGCTCATGTTAGGTCGTAAAATGCGAACAACTTTGGATCTGCTTCGTCCTACCTTACATCCATATAAACACAGTGTACCTGAGAAGGTGAGAGAGTTGTCCTGCGGAGAGCTAGTGTACGTCAAGACATACAACAGAAACATTTGGAAATGGGAGCCAGCAGTCATAACCGGAAGATGTGGCAACGTTATGTATGAAGTTGTAACCGGTGATCAACGTACACTTCGAAGGCATGTAAATCAAATGCGTAGACGTAATGgaaatcatcatcagcagagCCGCTCTTCGAAACCCTTAGCTCTGGATGTATTTCTGGATTCATGGAATGTAATGCACGAGCCACCACCGTTGTTTGCCGATCAGTGCACTCCATCACCTGTTCAGGCGCCACCATTATCGTTATCATCGGCTCCAACAACGTCTCTTGCATCACCGGGTTGTTTgtcaccatcgtcatcgtcgacTCCACCATCGTCTACAATATCGCCTGAGTTTGCGATCACATCGTCTGCGTCctcaccatcgtcatcgtctgATTCGGGTTCAGTCTACACTTCCTGTTCAACTACATCACCTGAAGAGTCTCCAACAGATCAACTAGATGACCACAAGGAAGAAGAGCAGCTGGTACAAGCACCACGTAGGTCTTCTAGAAATATAAGACCCTCACGTTGGTTGGACCAGTACCAGCTATATTAa